The genome window aatagggttattaaaattattaggATTTATACAACATATGGAAAttggggaagaaaaaaagttcatattcttaattttttaaattaaaaaaatatatatgagatCAATTGAAAATTACGTACAATTTCAAGGGGCATATCATCAATTTAGcctcaaaacaaacaattttaAAGCATGAGTACAAACATTTAAAGCAATAAGAGTGCTTAAACTGTGTGCAGACCATCCCATTTTAACTTTTCCTTCATAAATTCTACCAATTCCTTGCACTCTTCAATAGCTCTTGCGTCCACGCCGTTCCTCACTAACGGCGGAAAGAACAGCCAAGTCGCGGTAACCATCACAAGCCCGATGGTCAACGGCGTTGACACAATCCAATGTAGCTGCCACCTTCCACCACTTAACGCTCTCTTCACACCAAATTCCACCACCAAACACATCCCATGAAGAACAAAATACCATGTCACTTCCCACGTGGGAGGCACACGTGTCATGTAAAAGAATATGAGCTCGTGCATCAAACCGGATACtaaaaaagcaacaaaaacaGCTGGTAGTGAGGCCCATTTGGGCCCCAAGAAGGTCTCCATGGCCAACTGCACGGGCTTATATATTGTGTGGCGAAGTGTATTTGTTACCATGAGGTTCCACCTTCGGCCCCAAAAATCTTGTAGCGAAGTTGAAAGGTAAGGCTCATTGGACGGTGATTCGAGTTGCACGCCAAGAAGGGCTCGCAAGGTAGCATTGCTCAAGCCTACTATTATGTCCACAAAAAGATACAACATGCAGCAATACTGGCTTAGTAAAATGTTGGGGTGCACATATTTTGTGAAGTCAGTTAGAGCAACCAATATGCCAAAAAGCAAGACTTTGGTTGGCAAATTGAGAGGcaatttagggttttgaggTGTCTTCTGGTTTGGAGCAATTTGGTGGTGTTGTTGTCCACCTTGCTTTGCCTTGATTGGGAGACAAGTGCTGAAGATGAAGAGGGGGAGAGAGTTTAGTGGTGGGCCAGATGAAAGTGGGCCTAGACCAAAGGAGAACAGGAGGACCTTGAAGCTACCAACCCAGGTGATGAACAAGGCAATAACTCCAGCAGGGAGGGcagtggagagagagagagggaggatgGTGAAGAGGCAGAAGatggggaggagagagaagaaccTGAGTTTGCCTTTGGGAATCTTAGAAGCTATGAAATAGGTGTAGCAAAGAGAGGCCAAGATGGAGAGGCATACCTTGATTAATCTCTTGATTTCATCCTCCATCCCCATGATCGTTTGATTCTCTTTAACTTGTGTCATTTGCTCTCAGCCTCAACATTCTGTGTCCCCAAATTGTTAATAAGCTCATcgtttatcttatttttcttattcctGTCTTGCGCTTTTCGGCAAAGTAGGTGAAATaccaaccaaaccaaaccatcaCTGAAGTGTTAAGTGCTGGTCTTAGTCAATATTTAGTTTGGACCCTACAAGGCATAAGTAGTGTTTAGATcatttgaataatttattcaaaGCCATCTTTGTTGAACCATTTGTCATTGCATAGtataaaattgtgagtggatgATTTTATAACTCTCGTTTCAAAACATTATTACTTTCATTTGTGCGAggaatattattttaaaaacttgGGATGTGTATTTTGAATAAGAAATTTGTTGATGCACATGCGAATGTATGGTTATCATCAGTCCTCGAGGATGTAGGATTTATTTATAGTGAAATTCATATATGCATCACGTGTGCATGAGACTCCAAAATTGATGGAATTTTGTATTaggaatttttaaatttttatatgatgtaattttttatctatataattattatttttttaattgttaactAATTTTGTGTTAATGTAATAGTTATGTCacaaataaaaggaaaaaaataaaattgagcaATGGATCCTTTTGGCATAAAAATGAGCACCTACACATGAAGTGTGTATCAATCAACTATCTTTTGCACCAATAATGTGCAAGGGCAGATGAGCCCTGACAAAATCTACCATAATCCCATACTCATGTATAGCCTTCAAATCCACACCATTTCTCAGCAGCTGAGGGAAGAACAGCCAATTGCCCGTCACAGCCAAAAACACTATCGTCAATGGCCCCGAAACCACCGGGTGCAACCGCCACCTATCAGCTGCGGCCTTCTTCACCTCCACCTCAACTGCCACGCAAACGCCATGTAGAACGAAGAACCACGTCACTTCCCACGTGGGAGACACACGTGTGAGATAATAGTATATCGCCTCGTGCATTAAACCTGAGACTGCAAAAGTAGACATCACAGCCAAGAACCGGGCCCACCGAGGCCCAAGTATACGCATGGATATACGGCGTACGGGGTCGTAGGCGACGGGGCGTAGGATGTTGGTGACCATGAGGTTCCACCTGCGGCCCCAAAAGTCTTGAAGGGAAGTGGAAAGGTAGGGCTCGGTGAACTGCGGCTCGAGCTCAAACCCAAGTATGGCTCGAGCTGGGACGGCGCTCAAGGCCAGCACAAGTTCTATGCCAAGGTACATGTGGCAGCAGTACAGAGCCAAGATTATGTATGGGTGTAAATGTGGTCTATATTCATATGTCCTAATGACCAAAGCCAAAAGCAAGGCTTTTATGGCCAGCAAAATTGACTTATTGGGCACATTTGTGAGGGTTTGATCAATTGGGTTCACAGATTTCttgggttttggggtggatTGGTGAGatgggtttttgttattttgaggGGTTAGAGGGTTTTGATCTGTGTTTTGGGGTGATTTTTGAGgtgggttttgtttgattttgatgggAAGGCAAGCTATGGAGATGAATTGAACAAGTGTTGGTGGGGTTGGGGATAAAGGGCCAAGGTTAAAGGAGAAGAGGAGGAGCTTGAAGATGCCAAGCCAAACCAGAAAGAAAGTTGTGGGCCCACAGAGATGGAATGAGTGGAGATTCAAGGggaggatgatgaagatgtaGAAGatggggaggagagagatgaGCCTGATGATGCCCTTTGGGATTTTGGCTGCTATGTAGTAACAATAACATAGAGAGGTGTTGGTTAGGATCCATACCTTGATGAAGTTGTTGATTTCACCATCCATTTCTTGAttccttcctcttttttggTATTCTCTCTCCCTTGGCTTCTCTCAAAATAAACCTAACTGTGGGCAATGTTTTGCCTTCGTTTAAATGTTAAaccttgtttttttaaaaaaaaaaatcggaaAATGTTGAACCTTGTTAGTTGGGCCTTAATTGCACTAGCATCGGCTCTTTGGGTGAAGAAGAGGATAGAACTGtattattttgctattttttatCAATTACATTATGTCACGTGTAATAACTTTTTCATTAGATaagtcatttttcttttgttgatgGTAAGTTTAATAATTACATTTGACAATTGAAACTCAGAAAAGTAGAAAGGATTGCAAAGAATGTGTACCTCACAAGGGATTAACTTTCTAGCAAAATTTAGTGCTCATTTGACGTTGCTTATTTTGaatgataagtgattttaaaaaaaaatttgggaagtcCAACCCGTTGGGTAAACTACgagaaaatcatttattgtTAAAACTTGTTGTGATAGAAAGCTATAAGgaaaagcagctaatgagcctcattagctgctttctttttctgattatgcatgaatcagtttcgaagaggcgttgggtttaatgattatacaacaatcattttctgattatgctgGAATTAGTACCAACaccacttttaacaaaaagtttaccaaacaccaaactaCTTTCTCTCACAATTGATTTTTCTCACAGCAAATTTAACAGTTATTATTTTCACACCACCGCAATACCAAACACTGGTAAAATTTATCGCATAGTGAAATTGAAAGATTTGATTTAACCAAACGATGTAATCCGCTGTAtacttacttttttatttatgatctCAATTGTTTAACTCATTATTTATTATGAACAAGTTCAACAATACCAAAGGATTTAAGAAAATCGTCTTGATTTCTAAGCAATAAGCAAAAAACCACCTTCCTCTCCCACTTCAAAATGCCTCATCCAAACACAACCTTAGGGATTGTGATCATCTAGGCATTTTCAAATAACAGTAACACGGCATGACCACAGAAGCCCAAATATAAAGATCTGAAATTAAAAAGGGATGGCAAACATGGAAGGATAAAGCAATAGAAAGttaaaaaaagtttcactTCAAGAAGCAACTAAAATAGTACGGTGAAATGAAGTAAAAGGTTACAATACATCTTCACAAGCATATGCTAATCTATGTACGGAAGCCAAAACCTACATATCACATGGAACATACTTTACTCGTTCAGCCAACCTGCTGAATTTTGGCTTGAATAGCTTTGGTGAGGACCAGGAGCAAACCCCATGGGGCCACCATGCTGACCGGGTCGGGGTGCCCTGGGATCAAAAGGGACGTTGCTACTGAACACGTGCGGGTCATATCCTAAACTAGGCTCAGGTCCTAAGGCACCCATCCTCATGTGGTTCAATTCATCCAACCGAGGCGCATACCGCTGCATGGCTGATGTATTACTTCTGTAAGATGACCCAGCTGCTGAACCAAAATGAGTATGGCCATAAGTAAAGGGATACGATCCATTCTGGCCACTAACAGGATTCTGACCCACTTGATAACTACTTCTTAAAGGATCCGAATCTGGCCGACCATAAAGGCGAACCTGCGAGCGTATGTCAGACTCCCTCCTAAATGGGTCTTCTACGTGATTCAAATATGGTCCATAACCAAGGCGATCTGACCTTTCCCTCATGTGCCCCACAAACAGTTGCTCCACGTTTGTAGCCCTATAACCAGAACCAGAATTAGCAGCAATGCTCCATCTACGAGGCAGACTGGAGTACGCCTCATCACTGCTCATGGCAAAGCTTCTGCCTGTATCATCAGCAACGTTGGCGTGGGTCCCACTATCAGTAGTTTCTATCTCCATATTAGAACCAGAATTGCTGGGCTCAGAATGCCGATTTCCTTTTTCAGCAGGCTCAGTGTGTGGCAGCATTTCCTTTCGTATCTCACTACCAGAAACTTTTACACcatctacttttttttctgAAGATTTCTCAAGCATACAACTTCGATGCTCTTCTCTGCCACCACACTGCAGTTTCCCTGATATCTCTTCAATGTGGTTCTTTCCAGGACGAGGACTCACATGGCCATCTCTGTCAACACTGATCTTACAAGACCCCTCTAATACCTGCGTCACAACTGACCCTCCTGCAACATCCTTGGGACTATCAGTCTTTATGGGATCATCATCCATCTGCACAAGTGTTTGACCATAATGCTCATCATTAACTACTGAATGATCAGGGATTAGGCAGTCGGATTGATCTTCTTCCATAAACCCTTGTGATGCAGAGTTGTGACCATGCGCTTCAGCTATAGCCTTGTTCTCAGCAGACCAATCAGGACGACTCCAAAGATACAGGGGTGGTGGCTTCACATTCCATTGCTCCAATTGTTTGTCATTCCCATCAACAGATCCAGGGAGATAGAATGACTGAAAGGAGGACAAGCAACCATTAAACTCACGttcaaaaattttgattcACAAAATTAAGATTCAGCCACAAGGACAAACACAACTCATTTTACCTTTCCTGACAGAAACCGCTCATCTTTCCAAATCAGGTCATAAGGTGaattcttttcatttaacCTAATAACAGACCCAATTGTAAGAGAAACTATATACAGATTTAAGTCCAACTCAAAGGCAAGCCCACGCTGATGCATTtccgtgtgtgtgtgtgtgtgcgcgcgcgtgttttgtgtgtgtgtgtgtgtgtgagagagagagagagagagagagagagagagagagtggaaaGCAGCTACCTTTGAGTTTCTGGTGGAACAATAAGAATAAGAATCTTTGGATTGAACTCGAGAGCCTTGTCAATAAACTTGTTTGCCAAAGATGCTTTAACTCCGAAAGGAGGGTTCAACCCCATGATCTGCTCAAGAAGCAAAGTT of Prunus dulcis chromosome 4, ALMONDv2, whole genome shotgun sequence contains these proteins:
- the LOC117626622 gene encoding long-chain-alcohol O-fatty-acyltransferase-like; this encodes MDGEINNFIKVWILTNTSLCYCYYIAAKIPKGIIRLISLLPIFYIFIILPLNLHSFHLCGPTTFFLVWLGIFKLLLFSFNLGPLSPTPPTLVQFISIACLPIKIKQNPPQKSPQNTDQNPLTPQNNKNPSHQSTPKPKKSVNPIDQTLTNVPNKSILLAIKALLLALVIRTYEYRPHLHPYIILALYCCHMYLGIELVLALSAVPARAILGFELEPQFTEPYLSTSLQDFWGRRWNLMVTNILRPVAYDPVRRISMRILGPRWARFLAVMSTFAVSGLMHEAIYYYLTRVSPTWEVTWFFVLHGVCVAVEVEVKKAAADRWRLHPVVSGPLTIVFLAVTGNWLFFPQLLRNGVDLKAIHEYGIMVDFVRAHLPLHIIGAKDS
- the LOC117626623 gene encoding probable long-chain-alcohol O-fatty-acyltransferase 5 — translated: MTQVKENQTIMGMEDEIKRLIKVCLSILASLCYTYFIASKIPKGKLRFFSLLPIFCLFTILPLSLSTALPAGVIALFITWVGSFKVLLFSFGLGPLSSGPPLNSLPLFIFSTCLPIKAKQGGQQHHQIAPNQKTPQNPKLPLNLPTKVLLFGILVALTDFTKYVHPNILLSQYCCMLYLFVDIIVGLSNATLRALLGVQLESPSNEPYLSTSLQDFWGRRWNLMVTNTLRHTIYKPVQLAMETFLGPKWASLPAVFVAFLVSGLMHELIFFYMTRVPPTWEVTWYFVLHGMCLVVEFGVKRALSGGRWQLHWIVSTPLTIGLVMVTATWLFFPPLVRNGVDARAIEECKELVEFMKEKLKWDGLHTV